The following are from one region of the Corylus avellana chromosome ca1, CavTom2PMs-1.0 genome:
- the LOC132163815 gene encoding uncharacterized protein LOC132163815, whose amino-acid sequence MANLVPGVLLKLLQHMNTDIKVAGEHRSSLLQVVSIVPALAGGELFSNQGFYIKVSDSSHATYVSLPDEHDDLILSDKIQLGQFIHVERLEAASPVPILRGVRPVPGRHPCVGSPEDIVATHSLGFLNHISSSGLKPEEKVKSPNKKVFGNNHVGEKEKVRLNGSVKEEQLDKKMGAFSRSKSQSLKSALNLEVKKESLGRLKSFNSRSIPSSPTSCYSLPASFEKFSNGMRQQAEIKGGKATVKLGVVEKANVVRTFSPLPSGKKVAMGNPIKSFVQGIELGAKALRKSWEGNMEVKSRENSNLRASKHDSKPEVRSSTPRLSTTSRISTSRMSTSSERLLSNEENMAQSSARSSKGDIKAQISAKKVSANGTSGDQEKPSKQTTSAGKKSSGEHSSNGLPGNLVKVSLNSRRLTEGSVSWASLPSSLAKLGKV is encoded by the exons ATGGCCAATCTTGTTCCTGGTGTCCTTCTCAAGCTTCTGCAGCACATGAACACAGACATAAAGGTTGCTGGTGAGCACAGGTCATCTCTATTGCAAGTTGTGAGCATTGTTCCAGCGCTTGCAGGTGGTGAGTTATTCTCAAACCAAGGTTTTTACATCAAGGTTTCAGATTCCTCTCATGCCACCTATGTATCTCTCCCCGATGAACATGATGATCTCATTCTTAGTGATAAGATTCAATTGGGTCAGTTTATTCATGTTGAGCGGCTCGAAGCGGCCTCACCAGTCCCAATTCTTCGCGGGGTTAGGCCAGTTCCGGGTCGCCACCCTTGTGTGGGAAGCCCTGAAGATATTGTTGCTACTCACTCGTTGGGATTTCTGAACCATATTTCGTCTTCGGGTTTGAAACCTGAGGAGAAAGTGAAATCACCTAATAAGAAAGTCTTTGGGAATAATCATGTTGGGGAAAAGGAGAAGGTGAGATTGAATGGTAGTGTTAAAGAGGAGCAATTGGATAAGAAAATGGGGGCTTTTAGTAGATCAAAGTCACAATCATTGAAATCGGCATTGAATTTGGAAGTGAAGAAGGAATCGTTGGGGAGATTGAAGTCATTCAATTCACGCTCTATTCCTTCGTCTCCGACGAGTTGTTATTCGTTGCCAGCTTCTTTTGAGAAGTTTTCGAATGGGATGAGGCAGCAGGCAGAGATAAAGGGAGGGAAGGCAACAGTTAAATTGGGGGTGGTGGAAAAGGCAAATGTTGTTCGCACGTTTAGTCCCCTTCCCTCTGGGAAGAAGGTAGCGATGGGAAACCCGATTAAAAGTTTCGTTCAAGGGATTGAGCTGGGGGCCAAGGCTCTGAGGAAGAGCTGGGAAGGAAATATGGAGGTGAAGAGCAGAGAGAATTCAAATTTAAGGGCCTCCAAACATGATTCGAAGCCCGAAGTACGAAGTTCT ACACCTAGATTAAGTACGACTTCAAGGATAAGTACATCAAGAATGAGTACATCAAGTGAAAGGTTGCTATCCAACGAGGAGAATATGGCCCAGTCGTCTGCTAGGTCATCCAAAGGGGACATTAAAGCTCAAATATCTGCAAAGAAAGTCTCTGCAAATGGGACTTCGGGTGATCAAGAAAAACCAAGTAAGCAAACAACTTCTGCTGGAAAGAAATCATCAGGCGAACATTCCAGTAATGGACTCCCAGGAAACTTGGTCAAGGTTTCCCTAAATAGTAGAAGATTGACAGAAGGAAGTGTTTCATGGGCTTCTCTCCCATCTTCTCTTGCAAAGCTTGGAAAGGTATAA